The proteins below come from a single Afipia felis ATCC 53690 genomic window:
- a CDS encoding DUF4332 domain-containing protein, protein MTYPLIQIDGLGPLAASKLKSQGIRTTATLLERAGTYKGRKELAEATGLCEKQILGWANIADCMRIKGMGKAKAELIRAAGVTTVREFALRNPGRLAQAMAEANTKRKLVRVLPSEQSVGQLIERAKKLPLKISY, encoded by the coding sequence ATGACATATCCGCTGATACAGATCGACGGGCTGGGCCCACTTGCGGCCTCGAAGCTGAAATCCCAGGGCATCCGCACGACCGCCACGCTGCTGGAGCGCGCCGGCACCTATAAGGGCCGCAAGGAATTGGCGGAGGCGACCGGCCTTTGCGAAAAACAGATTCTCGGATGGGCCAACATCGCCGACTGCATGCGCATCAAGGGCATGGGCAAGGCCAAGGCCGAGCTGATCCGCGCCGCGGGTGTCACCACGGTGCGGGAATTCGCGTTGCGAAACCCGGGACGGCTGGCGCAGGCGATGGCCGAGGCCAACACCAAGCGCAAACTGGTGCGCGTGCTCCCTTCGGAGCAGTCGGTCGGCCAGTTGATCGAGCGCGCCAAGAAGCTGCCGCTCAAGATCAGCTATTAA
- the folP gene encoding dihydropteroate synthase, with protein sequence MSSRSSTLGTSQDARHDILPALLARPHVLVMGVLNITPDSFSDGGDFLDPARARAQAEQLIADGADILDIGAESTRPYGATPVSADEEIARLAPVLPALVRLGVPVSIDTMKAGVAAWAFDQGAAIANDVWGLHRDPAMAKLAAERGVPIVVMHNRDAADPAIDIMQDIATFFERSLTIAAKAGLPQAHIVLDPGIGFGKTPEQSMIALARLGELAQFERPVLVGASRKRFIASVSPSEPRQRIGGSLAAHLLAVQNGARIIRAHDVFETVQALRVAAAIGDKR encoded by the coding sequence ATGAGCTCCCGCTCCTCAACACTTGGCACATCGCAGGACGCCCGGCACGACATATTGCCCGCGCTGCTGGCGAGGCCGCATGTGCTGGTGATGGGGGTGCTCAATATCACGCCGGATTCCTTCTCCGACGGCGGCGATTTTCTCGATCCCGCGCGCGCGCGCGCGCAGGCGGAGCAATTGATCGCCGACGGCGCCGACATCCTCGACATCGGAGCGGAATCCACCCGGCCCTATGGCGCAACTCCCGTCTCCGCGGACGAGGAAATCGCGCGCCTTGCGCCCGTCCTGCCTGCCCTCGTCCGGCTCGGCGTGCCGGTTTCGATCGATACGATGAAAGCGGGCGTTGCGGCGTGGGCGTTCGATCAGGGCGCTGCCATCGCCAACGACGTCTGGGGCCTGCATCGCGATCCCGCGATGGCAAAGCTCGCAGCTGAGCGCGGCGTGCCCATCGTGGTGATGCACAACCGCGACGCCGCCGATCCCGCCATCGACATCATGCAGGATATCGCGACCTTCTTCGAGCGCTCGCTCACGATTGCCGCCAAGGCTGGGCTGCCACAGGCGCACATCGTGCTCGATCCCGGCATCGGCTTCGGCAAGACGCCCGAGCAGAGCATGATCGCACTCGCGCGGCTCGGCGAACTGGCCCAGTTCGAACGGCCCGTTCTGGTGGGTGCCTCGCGCAAGCGGTTTATCGCCAGCGTCTCGCCCTCCGAGCCACGCCAGCGCATCGGCGGCTCTCTTGCGGCGCATCTTCTGGCAGTTCAAAATGGCGCGCGGATCATTCGCGCGCACGACGTCTTTGAGACCGTTCAGGCGCTGCGTGTGGCGGCCGCAATCGGGGACAAACGGTGA
- the folB gene encoding dihydroneopterin aldolase, with the protein MSDTIFIKGLLMHARHGVMEHEAEVGQRFVIDLELSIDLADSSRTDKLADTVSYSDVVSSASQAFKGQNYYLLERAAGAVADAVLRDFDKVEAVKVTIHKPHAPIAAIFDDVGVVILRRRA; encoded by the coding sequence GTGAGCGATACCATCTTCATCAAGGGCCTGCTGATGCACGCCCGCCACGGCGTCATGGAGCATGAAGCCGAAGTCGGACAGCGCTTCGTCATCGATCTGGAATTGTCGATCGACCTCGCGGATTCCTCGCGCACAGACAAGCTCGCCGACACCGTGTCCTATTCCGATGTCGTCAGCAGCGCGAGCCAGGCCTTCAAGGGCCAGAACTACTATCTGCTGGAGCGGGCGGCGGGCGCGGTGGCGGACGCGGTGCTGCGCGATTTCGACAAGGTCGAGGCCGTGAAGGTTACGATCCACAAGCCGCACGCGCCAATCGCGGCGATCTTCGACGATGTCGGTGTCGTCATTCTGCGCAGGCGTGCCTGA
- the folK gene encoding 2-amino-4-hydroxy-6-hydroxymethyldihydropteridine diphosphokinase, producing MASVLIALGGNVGDVRATFKSAISHICGATQGMLVARSADYRTPPWGEEDQPPFINACIEIETSLDPMALLFTLHRIEKKFGRDRANEKRWGPRTLDLDILAYDNGTIRTPELTLPHPRLFERAFVLVPLTEIAPDRDIGGRTPRQALADIPAEGIERLSDPA from the coding sequence ATGGCAAGCGTGCTGATCGCGCTGGGCGGCAATGTCGGCGACGTCCGCGCGACGTTCAAATCCGCCATCTCCCACATCTGCGGCGCGACGCAAGGAATGCTCGTTGCGCGCTCGGCCGATTACCGCACCCCGCCATGGGGCGAGGAAGACCAGCCGCCTTTCATCAATGCCTGCATCGAGATCGAAACCTCGCTCGATCCGATGGCGCTCTTGTTCACCCTGCACCGGATCGAGAAAAAATTCGGCCGCGACCGCGCCAACGAGAAGCGATGGGGACCGCGCACGCTCGATCTCGACATTCTCGCCTACGACAACGGCACGATCCGCACGCCGGAATTGACCCTGCCGCACCCGCGCCTGTTCGAGCGTGCCTTCGTGCTGGTGCCGCTTACCGAGATCGCGCCGGACCGCGACATCGGCGGACGCACGCCGCGTCAGGCTTTAGCGGATATTCCAGCGGAAGGCATCGAACGATTGAGCGACCCTGCCTGA
- a CDS encoding RsiV family protein: MASFAFFRTIAPVAVASLVLVGPCFAAEPKPDIAIKTNAVDVSVVLDATIKANPALSADCLAEGKRYAEKQRKEATDSRRSDPKYFPKDGYTFERQYLTASVVGGRYISVLREDYANTHGAHPNTYVNTILWDNTAKKRISIRPFFKETADNGPTLTAMRKAVIVALKAEKKERGIEDDDSGLDWYKEMGASLLTIGPVTLAPSTEPGKSAGLVFHYEPYAVGPYAEGRFDVTVPWQELKPYLSAEGTAIFGGAPPKSDNASPR, encoded by the coding sequence ATGGCTTCATTCGCATTTTTTCGCACCATCGCCCCTGTCGCTGTTGCCAGCCTCGTTCTTGTGGGCCCCTGCTTCGCAGCCGAGCCCAAGCCGGACATCGCGATCAAGACGAACGCCGTCGATGTCAGCGTCGTGCTCGACGCGACGATCAAGGCCAATCCGGCGCTCTCCGCCGATTGTCTCGCGGAAGGCAAGCGCTACGCCGAGAAGCAGCGCAAGGAAGCCACCGACAGCAGGCGCAGCGATCCGAAATACTTTCCGAAAGACGGATATACGTTCGAACGTCAGTACCTCACCGCATCTGTTGTCGGCGGCCGCTACATCAGCGTTCTTCGGGAAGATTACGCCAACACCCACGGCGCGCATCCCAACACTTACGTCAACACGATCCTGTGGGACAATACCGCGAAGAAGCGCATCTCTATCCGGCCATTCTTCAAGGAGACCGCCGATAACGGCCCGACGCTGACCGCGATGCGAAAGGCTGTCATCGTCGCGCTGAAAGCCGAGAAGAAAGAACGCGGCATCGAGGACGACGATTCCGGTCTCGACTGGTACAAGGAGATGGGCGCAAGCCTGCTCACAATCGGTCCGGTGACGCTCGCGCCCTCGACCGAGCCCGGCAAAAGCGCGGGGCTCGTTTTTCACTACGAGCCCTATGCGGTGGGCCCTTACGCCGAGGGCCGTTTCGACGTGACCGTGCCGTGGCAGGAGTTGAAGCCCTATCTGTCGGCGGAAGGCACGGCGATTTTCGGCGGAGCGCCGCCGAAGAGCGACAACGCCAGCCCGCGATGA
- a CDS encoding pyroglutamyl-peptidase I yields the protein MTTGRIRLLVTGFGPFPGAPYNPTEKLVDRLVRLRRPAFADVERIAHVFPVTYEAVDTQLPALLARHVPDVLLMFGLATRTPWCRVETRARNTITQLWPDADHGAVLSRTIDPTASATRRFGLHTQHLLQAAKTTGIPVRSSINAGAYLCNYLSWRAIEATQRHPSALPLAAFIHVPLVPRDAAHWRKSGVAFEQLVDAGEAMLMTLIQRARAERYCRHPYP from the coding sequence ATGACAACGGGCAGGATCCGCCTTCTCGTCACAGGCTTCGGCCCGTTTCCCGGCGCGCCCTACAACCCGACCGAAAAACTGGTGGACCGGCTGGTGCGCCTGCGCCGCCCCGCCTTCGCCGATGTCGAACGGATCGCCCACGTCTTTCCCGTCACCTATGAGGCGGTCGACACCCAACTGCCTGCCCTGCTCGCGCGCCACGTCCCGGATGTGCTGCTGATGTTCGGCCTCGCGACACGCACGCCCTGGTGCCGCGTGGAGACGCGGGCACGAAACACGATCACTCAGCTCTGGCCGGATGCGGATCATGGGGCGGTCCTGAGCCGCACCATTGACCCCACCGCATCCGCGACGCGCCGGTTCGGCCTCCATACGCAGCATCTGCTGCAGGCGGCGAAGACGACGGGCATCCCCGTGCGCTCTTCGATCAACGCCGGAGCCTATCTCTGCAACTATCTGAGCTGGCGCGCGATCGAAGCCACGCAGCGCCATCCCAGCGCGTTGCCGCTCGCTGCCTTCATCCATGTGCCGCTGGTGCCGCGCGACGCCGCTCATTGGCGAAAGTCAGGGGTTGCATTCGAGCAGCTTGTCGATGCCGGAGAAGCGATGCTCATGACGCTCATTCAGCGCGCACGGGCGGAGCGCTACTGCCGTCATCCTTATCCTTGA
- a CDS encoding TIGR03808 family TAT-translocated repetitive protein has translation MDFTRRRFIGSLSVSAAALMLGNAAARAAPATPSVGRDAGQLGVKANSPDDQTAPLQRAIDAAAAARTPLVLRPGLYRTGELELPDGAQIIGTRGATRLEFTGGTALFTAKGVDGLALTGLTLDGGGVELPQRRGLISLQACRDLHIADCDIVGSRRNAIWLETCSGDIRGTIIRQTSATAIVSVDALGLLIAQNVVQDASENGIEILRSAPGDDGTIVTDNRIENIKAGPGGSGQYGNGINAFRAGNVIVRGNRIRNCDFSGVRGNSASNIQIIANNVTDVREVALYAEFAFEGAIIASNVVDGCATGVSVANFNEGGRLAVVQGNIIRNTKAQRDPGSDIETGGHGIYVEADSNVTGNVIENAPVCGIVVGWGQYLRDVNVADNVIRNAFVGIGISAVDGTGKTLVTGNLISNAPRGAIVGYDHYKPITGDLAVVGASGFPKIVLGLNTVQ, from the coding sequence ATGGATTTCACCCGTCGCCGCTTCATAGGTTCGCTCAGCGTATCGGCCGCTGCGCTGATGCTCGGGAATGCCGCTGCCAGAGCCGCACCTGCAACGCCGTCTGTCGGCCGTGATGCGGGCCAGCTCGGCGTGAAAGCGAACAGCCCGGACGACCAGACCGCTCCGCTGCAGCGCGCGATCGATGCCGCGGCGGCGGCCCGTACTCCACTGGTGCTGCGGCCCGGCCTCTATCGCACCGGCGAGCTTGAACTGCCGGATGGCGCACAGATCATCGGCACGCGCGGGGCCACGCGGCTGGAATTTACCGGCGGCACGGCACTTTTCACGGCCAAAGGCGTGGACGGTCTCGCTTTGACCGGGCTGACACTCGACGGCGGCGGCGTCGAACTGCCGCAACGGCGCGGCCTCATCAGCCTGCAGGCCTGCCGCGATCTCCACATCGCCGATTGCGACATTGTCGGAAGCCGCCGCAACGCCATCTGGCTGGAGACGTGCTCCGGCGACATTCGCGGCACCATTATCCGCCAGACCTCAGCGACGGCCATTGTCAGCGTCGATGCGCTCGGCCTCCTGATCGCGCAGAACGTCGTTCAGGACGCGTCCGAGAATGGCATCGAGATCCTGCGCTCGGCGCCCGGCGACGACGGCACCATCGTCACTGACAACCGCATCGAAAACATCAAGGCTGGCCCCGGCGGCTCAGGGCAGTACGGCAACGGCATCAACGCCTTTCGCGCCGGCAACGTGATCGTGCGCGGCAACCGCATCCGCAATTGCGACTTCTCCGGCGTGCGCGGCAACTCAGCCTCCAACATCCAGATCATCGCCAACAATGTCACCGACGTGCGCGAGGTTGCGCTCTATGCGGAGTTCGCGTTCGAAGGCGCGATCATCGCCAGCAATGTCGTCGATGGCTGCGCCACCGGCGTGTCGGTCGCCAATTTCAACGAAGGTGGCCGCCTCGCCGTCGTGCAGGGCAACATCATCCGCAATACCAAAGCGCAGCGCGATCCGGGGTCGGATATCGAAACCGGCGGCCACGGCATTTACGTCGAGGCCGACAGCAACGTCACCGGCAATGTGATCGAGAACGCGCCGGTCTGCGGCATCGTCGTGGGTTGGGGGCAATATCTGCGCGACGTCAATGTCGCCGACAACGTGATCCGCAACGCCTTCGTCGGCATCGGCATCTCGGCGGTGGACGGCACCGGCAAAACGCTCGTGACGGGCAACCTGATCTCGAACGCGCCGCGCGGCGCGATCGTCGGTTACGATCACTACAAACCGATCACCGGCGATCTCGCGGTGGTCGGCGCGTCAGGATTTCCGAAAATCGTACTGGGACTGAACACGGTCCAGTAG
- a CDS encoding TIGR03809 family protein, with amino-acid sequence MSEAPPKPVAAAGRAVVARWRILAKQRLDHLHELGSSGRWKLYHTESDFFAMLQEAHDALKVWEDLAPPDAALDKTIEVAIAQHSEDRVPGSLPKPGLLDRVQSQYDFRKS; translated from the coding sequence ATGTCTGAAGCTCCCCCGAAGCCGGTCGCAGCCGCTGGTCGCGCGGTAGTCGCGCGATGGCGCATTCTCGCGAAGCAGCGGCTCGATCACCTGCACGAACTGGGCAGCAGTGGGCGCTGGAAGCTCTATCACACCGAAAGCGATTTCTTCGCGATGCTTCAGGAAGCGCACGACGCGCTGAAAGTCTGGGAAGATCTCGCGCCGCCCGACGCCGCGCTCGACAAGACGATCGAGGTCGCGATTGCGCAACATAGCGAGGATCGCGTTCCGGGAAGTCTGCCGAAGCCCGGCCTACTGGACCGTGTTCAGTCCCAGTACGATTTTCGGAAATCCTGA
- a CDS encoding S8 family serine peptidase: MTKRHDLTRRTQALLLAAALGLSPLVVAPALAQMRGLSVGGPNIHVGPRIPINPSVRYSPNLNYGPVVEDRIENGPPRTRKPPPERASKKSSRNPVAAADRTFVPNEVLIEIAGQPTAAQVQDIAKKHRLRQVQSQHIALLDTTFYRWRIPDGRSVDTVVKQLSADGGIKSAQRNSIFRLQDDPGGKAPFQYALAKLRLPEAQALSTGEKIKVAVIDSGIDIAHPELAGSIAGTFDALDSKEKAHAHGTSIAGIIAAHATLKGAAPAAKLLAIRAFGESKTGAESTTFLVLKGLDYAASNGAQIVNMSFAGPRDAVIARGLAAAAAKNMVLVAAVGNAGPKAAPLFPGADPHVIGVTATDASDAIFAKANQGAYVAVAAPGVDILAPLPDGKYGVSSGTSLSAAYVSGLAALMLARNPSLTPDEVRQALTQSARDLGAPGRDDRFGAGEADAFAAVSAVAAPVATASEPSARAPR; the protein is encoded by the coding sequence ATGACGAAGCGACACGATCTGACCCGGAGAACCCAGGCTCTACTGCTTGCAGCGGCCCTCGGATTGTCTCCGCTCGTCGTCGCACCGGCGCTGGCGCAGATGCGCGGGCTAAGCGTCGGCGGTCCCAATATCCATGTCGGCCCGCGAATTCCCATCAATCCGAGCGTGCGCTATTCGCCGAACCTGAACTACGGTCCGGTGGTCGAGGATCGCATCGAAAACGGACCTCCGCGGACGCGCAAGCCGCCGCCGGAGCGCGCCTCCAAGAAATCGTCGCGTAATCCCGTTGCCGCTGCCGACCGGACGTTCGTGCCGAATGAAGTGCTGATCGAGATCGCGGGGCAGCCGACCGCCGCACAGGTGCAGGACATCGCGAAGAAGCACCGGCTGCGGCAGGTGCAGTCGCAGCACATCGCGCTGCTGGACACGACATTCTATCGCTGGCGAATTCCGGACGGGCGCTCCGTCGACACCGTCGTGAAGCAGTTGAGCGCGGATGGCGGCATCAAGTCGGCGCAGCGCAATTCGATTTTCCGATTGCAGGATGATCCGGGCGGCAAGGCACCGTTCCAGTACGCGCTGGCAAAGCTGCGTTTGCCTGAAGCGCAGGCGCTCTCGACCGGTGAGAAGATCAAGGTTGCGGTGATCGATTCCGGCATCGACATCGCTCATCCTGAACTGGCGGGCTCGATCGCGGGCACGTTCGACGCGCTGGACAGCAAGGAGAAGGCGCACGCGCACGGTACCAGCATCGCGGGCATCATTGCCGCGCATGCCACGCTCAAGGGTGCGGCGCCCGCCGCGAAGCTGCTTGCGATCCGCGCGTTTGGCGAAAGCAAAACGGGTGCGGAGAGCACGACGTTTCTCGTGCTGAAGGGGCTCGATTATGCCGCCTCGAATGGCGCGCAGATCGTCAACATGAGTTTCGCTGGTCCGCGCGATGCGGTGATCGCGCGCGGCCTCGCGGCGGCCGCGGCCAAGAACATGGTGCTGGTGGCGGCGGTGGGCAACGCCGGGCCGAAGGCCGCGCCGCTGTTTCCAGGTGCTGATCCTCACGTCATCGGCGTGACCGCGACGGACGCGTCCGACGCCATTTTCGCGAAAGCCAATCAGGGCGCTTATGTCGCCGTCGCAGCACCGGGCGTGGACATCCTCGCGCCGCTGCCGGACGGGAAATACGGCGTCTCGTCCGGCACGTCGTTGTCGGCCGCTTACGTCAGCGGGCTTGCGGCCCTGATGCTGGCGCGCAATCCGTCGCTTACCCCCGACGAGGTGCGGCAGGCACTGACGCAATCGGCCCGCGATCTGGGGGCTCCCGGCCGGGACGATCGTTTCGGAGCGGGGGAGGCCGATGCCTTTGCGGCTGTGTCGGCGGTGGCGGCCCCTGTTGCCACCGCGTCCGAGCCGTCTGCGCGCGCGCCGCGTTAA
- a CDS encoding sigma-70 family RNA polymerase sigma factor: MSATQAASDESLIGRIAQGDRLAMQVLYGRYHVRVYRFALRLVRKEQVAEDLISEVFLDVWRQAGKFEGRSAVSTWLLAITRFKALSALRKKKDAELDDETAAAIEDTSDDPEVAVAKKDTGNALRNCLAKLSQDHREIVDLVYYHEKSVEEVAEIVGIPENTVKTRLFYARKKLAELLKEAGVERGWP; encoded by the coding sequence TTGAGCGCGACACAGGCGGCTTCGGATGAATCCCTGATCGGCCGTATCGCCCAGGGCGATCGTCTCGCGATGCAGGTTTTGTACGGACGATACCACGTCCGGGTGTATCGGTTCGCGTTGCGTCTGGTGCGGAAGGAGCAGGTCGCCGAAGACCTCATCAGCGAGGTGTTTCTGGATGTATGGCGTCAGGCGGGCAAGTTCGAAGGGCGATCCGCCGTGTCGACCTGGCTGCTGGCGATTACGCGGTTCAAGGCGTTGTCGGCGCTGCGCAAGAAGAAGGATGCGGAGCTCGATGACGAGACAGCGGCGGCGATCGAGGACACATCCGACGATCCGGAGGTTGCTGTCGCCAAGAAGGATACCGGGAATGCGCTGCGCAACTGTCTGGCAAAGCTGTCGCAGGACCATCGGGAGATCGTCGATCTCGTCTACTACCACGAGAAGTCCGTGGAGGAGGTCGCCGAGATCGTCGGCATCCCGGAGAACACGGTGAAGACGCGCCTGTTCTATGCGCGCAAGAAACTGGCCGAGCTTCTGAAGGAAGCCGGCGTGGAGCGAGGCTGGCCATGA
- a CDS encoding GGDEF domain-containing protein: MWGAVLPLKLMESNSADAPASEVLPRRALQRRQIPTIIALSYFTDAVVLALYAYAGTVSVTTPLVFLVCALLSVACFVLLSDTHFNDRFKDHYLVLQQMSISFLLMLSFTYVAPEVGCVFLCSLFVIVALGSLRSTMLQIVIAWGMLTIGLAWLFLFTNLPIGMPHGTFAERFATLFLFAVTIGRCMMVGMFSSALRESFYTQGLALKEAYRRIEELAEFDELTGAHNRRSIMHALAEESERTIRMNSACSVALIDLDWFKKINDHYGHPAGDEVLRTFAITMFANMRAIDKFGRYGGEEFLLVLPETSEDAAEKVVDRMRMIVADIDWNSISPGVAVTMSAGVATLRPGETPENLLLRADVALYRAKDRGRNRIERA, encoded by the coding sequence ATGTGGGGAGCAGTCCTTCCCCTCAAATTGATGGAGTCGAACAGCGCCGATGCGCCTGCATCGGAGGTGCTGCCGCGCCGCGCACTCCAGCGCCGCCAGATCCCGACCATCATAGCACTCAGCTATTTCACCGACGCGGTGGTGCTGGCACTCTACGCCTATGCAGGCACCGTTAGCGTGACCACCCCGCTGGTGTTTCTGGTCTGCGCGCTGCTCAGCGTCGCCTGCTTCGTTCTTCTCTCGGACACGCACTTCAACGACCGCTTCAAGGATCACTATCTCGTCCTTCAGCAGATGAGCATCAGCTTCCTCCTGATGCTGTCGTTCACGTACGTCGCGCCGGAAGTCGGATGCGTGTTTCTCTGCTCGCTGTTCGTGATCGTCGCGCTCGGCTCGCTGCGCTCGACGATGCTGCAGATCGTCATCGCCTGGGGCATGCTGACCATCGGCCTCGCGTGGCTGTTCCTGTTCACGAACCTTCCGATCGGAATGCCACACGGCACGTTTGCCGAGCGCTTTGCCACCCTGTTCCTGTTCGCCGTCACCATCGGCCGTTGCATGATGGTCGGAATGTTCTCCAGCGCGCTCAGGGAATCCTTTTACACGCAGGGTCTCGCGCTCAAGGAAGCCTATCGCCGCATCGAGGAATTGGCGGAATTCGACGAACTGACAGGCGCGCATAACCGGCGCAGCATCATGCATGCGCTGGCCGAGGAGAGCGAACGCACGATCCGCATGAACAGCGCCTGCTCCGTCGCGCTGATCGACCTCGACTGGTTCAAGAAGATCAACGACCATTACGGTCACCCCGCCGGCGATGAGGTGCTGCGCACCTTCGCGATCACGATGTTCGCCAACATGCGGGCGATCGACAAATTCGGCCGCTACGGCGGCGAGGAATTTCTGCTGGTCCTGCCCGAGACGAGCGAAGACGCCGCCGAGAAGGTGGTGGACCGCATGCGCATGATCGTCGCGGACATCGACTGGAATTCAATCTCGCCGGGCGTCGCCGTGACGATGTCGGCGGGCGTGGCCACGCTGCGCCCGGGCGAGACACCAGAGAACCTTCTGCTGCGGGCCGACGTGGCGCTATATCGCGCCAAGGATCGCGGACGAAACAGGATTGAGCGCGCTTGA
- a CDS encoding DUF2336 domain-containing protein has product MGVNTASATSLLADLQAALTHGTVARRVEALRRVTDLFLFAPSDYSDTQIALFDDVFQCLLLKMEQSAKVLLAKRLAPVAEAPPGVIHTLAFDDLIDVAAPVLVYSDRLNEEALVRNAREKGQGHLLAISKRKALGHAVTDVLVERGNDVVVESTLNNPGAEFSDDGYSRLLTRAESHDGIATCLGMRPIPRHFYLQLVAKASRSVRAKLNEANPHLADDVAAVVKEVAVNASAAKTEETLRAQTLVKLLHTDGRLNEAQVAAFAASGRVEEVSTAIALMTDVPILTVENMMIEPRAEGLLVLAKVAGLNWTTVEKILKARHVASDESISTSLAEYQDHFNLLRPATAQQVLRFYRMREAGAVPAAAAAS; this is encoded by the coding sequence ATGGGTGTAAATACCGCCAGCGCCACCAGTCTGTTGGCAGATCTTCAAGCCGCTCTGACGCACGGAACCGTGGCGCGTCGCGTCGAAGCGCTCCGCCGCGTCACCGACCTGTTTCTGTTCGCGCCTTCCGATTATTCCGACACGCAGATCGCTCTGTTCGACGACGTCTTCCAGTGCCTCCTGCTCAAAATGGAACAATCGGCGAAAGTGCTGCTGGCGAAACGCCTGGCGCCGGTCGCCGAAGCTCCGCCGGGCGTGATCCACACCCTCGCCTTCGACGACCTCATCGACGTCGCGGCCCCGGTTCTGGTCTATTCCGACAGGCTCAACGAGGAAGCGCTGGTCCGGAACGCGCGGGAAAAGGGCCAAGGCCATCTGCTGGCGATCTCGAAACGCAAGGCTCTCGGCCATGCCGTCACCGACGTGCTGGTCGAACGCGGCAACGATGTCGTCGTCGAAAGCACGCTCAACAATCCCGGCGCCGAGTTCTCCGACGACGGATATTCACGCCTGCTGACGCGCGCCGAAAGCCACGACGGCATCGCCACCTGCCTCGGCATGCGTCCCATTCCGCGGCACTTCTACCTGCAGCTCGTCGCCAAGGCGTCGCGGTCAGTCCGGGCGAAGCTCAACGAAGCCAATCCGCATCTCGCCGATGATGTCGCCGCCGTGGTGAAGGAAGTCGCGGTCAACGCCAGCGCCGCGAAAACCGAGGAAACTCTTCGCGCGCAGACGCTCGTCAAGCTGCTCCACACCGATGGCCGCCTGAACGAAGCGCAGGTAGCGGCCTTCGCCGCGAGCGGCCGCGTCGAGGAAGTTTCCACCGCCATCGCGCTGATGACCGACGTGCCGATCCTCACCGTCGAGAACATGATGATCGAGCCGCGCGCGGAAGGACTTCTCGTTCTGGCGAAGGTTGCGGGCCTGAACTGGACGACCGTCGAAAAGATCCTGAAGGCGCGGCATGTGGCGAGCGACGAAAGCATTTCGACGAGCCTTGCCGAGTATCAGGACCACTTCAACCTGCTGCGGCCCGCGACCGCGCAGCAGGTGCTGCGCTTCTACCGGATGCGCGAGGCCGGCGCCGTTCCCGCGGCTGCGGCTGCATCCTGA
- a CDS encoding DUF992 domain-containing protein — MSKIWLSAIALVSLVATALPASAQNRGVRAGGLTCTSGTTVGMIIGSRQNLRCTFHSNRTRKNYSYTGTVRRFGLDVGVTSGARFVWAVFAPVSHVGRASLRGNYVGASGSASFGPGVGANVLIGGSNNAISLQPLSVEGRTGVNLALGVANLSLR; from the coding sequence ATGTCGAAGATCTGGCTATCTGCCATCGCGCTTGTTTCTCTGGTTGCAACTGCTCTGCCGGCCTCCGCACAAAACCGGGGCGTTCGCGCCGGCGGACTGACTTGTACGTCCGGAACGACTGTCGGAATGATCATTGGCTCCCGGCAGAATCTCCGGTGCACTTTTCATTCGAATCGGACGAGAAAAAATTATTCATATACCGGGACGGTCAGAAGGTTCGGGCTTGATGTCGGCGTGACCTCAGGCGCCAGGTTCGTCTGGGCTGTCTTCGCTCCTGTCTCGCATGTCGGCCGTGCGTCGCTGCGGGGTAATTATGTCGGAGCAAGCGGCAGTGCGTCATTTGGGCCCGGCGTAGGAGCCAATGTGCTGATCGGCGGGTCGAATAACGCGATTTCCCTGCAACCCTTGTCCGTCGAAGGCCGCACGGGTGTGAATCTGGCTTTGGGCGTTGCCAATCTGTCGCTTCGGTAA